The DNA region CCATTCAGGCGGACAACGGCGCAGGTCTCACAGAAGGCATCATCGGTCTGGTTAACAAGGGCCAGCCACGCAAGCTCGACGACTGGGGCGCCATCCGCGCGTGGGCCTGGGGTGGCAGCCGCGCTATGGACTACTTCGAAACCGACAAGTCCGTCGACGCCAGGCAGGTAGGCATTGAGGGCCACTCCCGCTTTGGCAAGACCGCGCTGGTCGCGATGGCCTACGATCCTCGGTTCGCTATCGCCTACGTCAGTTCCTCAGGCGCGGGGGGTGCCCAGCTCTACCGCCGCAATTGGGGCGAGCGGCTCGAAAACGTGGCGGCTCCCCGCGAATACCATTGGATGGCCGGCAACTTCCTGAAATATGCTGGTCCGCTCACCGCCAACGATCTGCCCATCGATTCGCACGAGCTGATTGCCCTCTGCGCTCCCTGCCCGGTCTTCATCGGCGGTGGCGCAACCGAAGGCGACGGCTGGGCCGATGCCAAGGGGATGTTCATGGCCGCTGCTGCGGCCAGCCCGGTCTACCAATTACTCGGGAAAAAGGGCTTGGGTACCACCACCTTCCCGCCCATCGAAACGCCGTTGGTCGAAGGAGATATCGCCTTCCGCCAGCACACCGGAGGCCACACCCCGGCGCCAAACTGGCCTACCTTTATTACTTTTGCCAGCCGTTATATCCAAATTAAATCGCCTTCGCCGCCTACGCCCTAAAATATCCGTACCCTCTCATCCGTCTACACCAGTAGATGAACGAACTCACGATCATCGAGCAGGACCAGCTCATCTCCGAGGCCATGGAGCGGGATGAGCCGCGACTGCGCAGTTTTATCCGCAAGCGAGTTGCGGACAGCGCTGAAGCCGAAGATATTCTGCAGGATGTCTTCTACGAGTTGATCGAGGCATATCGCCTCATGAAACCCATCGAGCAGGTCACCGCCTGGCTCTTCCGTGTCGCTCGAAATCGGATGATCGACGTCTTTCGCAAGAGCAAGCCCGGCTCACTCAACGAGCCAATATCTTCGGAAGAAGACACTGGAGACACGCTCGAAGATCTGCTGCCCTCGCCTGACCAAGGGCCGGAGGCGGCTTATGCCCGGGGTCTTCTCCTCGACGCGCTCGACGAGGCACTGGAAGAGCTTCCCGCCGAGCAGCGCGAGGTCTTCGTCGCCCATGAGCTGCTGGGCCGCAGCTTCAAAGAGATCTCAGCCGAGACCGGCATCGCCGTCAACACGCTGCTCTCGCGCAAACGCTACGCCGTGCTGCATCTGCGGCGCACGCTCCAATCCATCTACGACACCATCGCAAAGCCATAAGGAGAAACCATGCAACATCGACTTGTTAAAGGACTTAAAATCATTCTCTTCGTCATTGTCGCCGGAGCTGTCTTCGGCTTCATCACGATGGAGCTTTGGAACGCCCTGTTGCCGCAGATATTCGGATGGACGCGCATCACGTTCTGGCAGGCACTCGGCCTCATCATCCTTAGCAGAATCCTCTTTGGCGGTTTCCACCGTCACTCCGGCCATCGTGACCAGTGGAACCGGCGCATGAAACATCGCATGAAAGAGCGCTGGGAGCAGATGTCTCCGGACGAACGCGAGAAGTTTCGCAAAGGCATGCGATGCAATCCCTTCGCTAAAGCAGGAGAAGAACAACCTGCGGAGCCGCGCATATGAACGAACTCGGAGAGATCATAACCGCCGGATCGGAGCGAGAGCTGGGCCAATCCAATCCGTCACCGCCCAACGGTCACGCTTCGCCCAGTTCTTCCGATTTCCGCATTATCGAGCTGGAGATAGAAAACTTGCGCCTGCAAAGACTCATCGCCGAACTGCTTTTCAAAAATCAGCAGCTAAGAAGGGCCGCCGAGTAACCCACTCGAGCCGTTCCCTCGAAGCTAGTCGCGCGTGCGCTTCTTGATTTCAACGTTAAGCCGTTTGATCTTCTGATTGAGTGTGGAGAGAGGAATTTTGAAGTATTCCGCCGCTTCTGTCTGATTCCAATGACAGCGCTCCAGCCGGTCCGAGATGATACGGCGTTCGATCTCTTCCATCAGGTCGAAGAGCGATGCGTCAGGCTTATGGTCGAGCAGACTGGCGGAGTAGGTGCTCCCGGTCAACTGCGCGGGCAACAGGTCGGGAGTGATCACGCTTGAGGTGGCAAGCACAACACCGCGCTCCATCGCGTTTTCCAGCTCACGAACATTTCCAGGCCACTCGTGGTCCATCATGATGCGCAGTGTCTCCTGCGCAAGCGACGGCACCTGTGTCCCATTTTCCTCTGCGTAGAACTTGAGAAAGTGTCCGGCGAGCAGGGGGATGTCCTCGCGGCGCAGACGCAGCGGAGGTAGTTCCAGCGTAATGACGTTGAGCCGATAGAAGAGGTCTTCGCGGAAGCGACCTTCGCGCACAGCCTGCTGCAGGTTGACATTGGTGGCGGCGATGATGCGGACATCGACCTGGATCTCTTGCACGCCGCCGAGATGCATGAAGCGGCGGTCCTGCAGAACGCGCAGGATCTTCGCCTGCATGTCCATGTTCATGGTGCCGATTTCGTCCAGGAAGAGCGTGCCCCCGTTCGCAATTTCGAAGAGACCCTTTTTGGCACTGATGGCAGAGGTAAACGCGCCTTTGACATGGCCGAACAGCGTCGACTCCAGCAGATCGGAGGGGACAGCGCCGGTATTGACAGGAACAAAGGGATGGTCGCGCCGCGGCGAGTTGGCATGGAGCGCCTTCGCTATCAACTCCTTGCCGGTTCCGCTTTCGCCCTGCAATAACACGGTCGAGCGGCTCGGCGCGA from Edaphobacter paludis includes:
- a CDS encoding acetylxylan esterase, with protein sequence MDLLHITSLRQGVDSHAGAPNAVNYEESKANPYPNLPDPLILNNGKKVTSADMWWTQRRPQIVEYFDREIYGRVPAHTPRVNWEVVTTTKGNVGDFPVVTKQLVGHVDNSSYPLIAVNIELSLTTPANAGGPVPIIMEFSFEGYPGFKMPPPPAPVPGTTLMPDWKQQLLAKGWGYAILHPTTIQADNGAGLTEGIIGLVNKGQPRKLDDWGAIRAWAWGGSRAMDYFETDKSVDARQVGIEGHSRFGKTALVAMAYDPRFAIAYVSSSGAGGAQLYRRNWGERLENVAAPREYHWMAGNFLKYAGPLTANDLPIDSHELIALCAPCPVFIGGGATEGDGWADAKGMFMAAAAASPVYQLLGKKGLGTTTFPPIETPLVEGDIAFRQHTGGHTPAPNWPTFITFASRYIQIKSPSPPTP
- a CDS encoding sigma-54-dependent transcriptional regulator, whose amino-acid sequence is MAAESLHLQRTARIVGTPRILIIDDENAIRESLETLLTLEGFTVTLAADGVSGLELLSRNEYDLLLLDLALPGESGIDLLPRIVEMQPNLPVIMITAYGTVGNVVDAIRAGAENFVQKPWDNEKLLADIRTAIAKHRAEEEVVQLKRTLKQRYNFENIVGKSEPMLRLFDLIAQVAPSRSTVLLQGESGTGKELIAKALHANSPRRDHPFVPVNTGAVPSDLLESTLFGHVKGAFTSAISAKKGLFEIANGGTLFLDEIGTMNMDMQAKILRVLQDRRFMHLGGVQEIQVDVRIIAATNVNLQQAVREGRFREDLFYRLNVITLELPPLRLRREDIPLLAGHFLKFYAEENGTQVPSLAQETLRIMMDHEWPGNVRELENAMERGVVLATSSVITPDLLPAQLTGSTYSASLLDHKPDASLFDLMEEIERRIISDRLERCHWNQTEAAEYFKIPLSTLNQKIKRLNVEIKKRTRD
- a CDS encoding RNA polymerase sigma factor, with product MNELTIIEQDQLISEAMERDEPRLRSFIRKRVADSAEAEDILQDVFYELIEAYRLMKPIEQVTAWLFRVARNRMIDVFRKSKPGSLNEPISSEEDTGDTLEDLLPSPDQGPEAAYARGLLLDALDEALEELPAEQREVFVAHELLGRSFKEISAETGIAVNTLLSRKRYAVLHLRRTLQSIYDTIAKP